In the genome of Phlebotomus papatasi isolate M1 chromosome 2, Ppap_2.1, whole genome shotgun sequence, one region contains:
- the LOC129802310 gene encoding eukaryotic translation initiation factor 3 subunit M, giving the protein MTGPAVFIDLSLEDQAQELRKYFKSLGAEISEEKSPKGIEDDLHKIIGVCDVCFKDGEPSQIDGILNSIVSIMVSIPLDRGENIVLAFCEKLTKAPEPALAKVCLQSLWRLFNNLEPSSPLKYHVYYHLVQVAKQVDQVREVFTGVESLRTQFAQCPPSTEQLQKLYRLLHEVLKDSNTELAAKVMIELLGTYTEENASCAREDAMKCIVTALADPNTFLLDPLLSLKPVRFLEGELIHDLLSVFVSEKLPSYLQFYQNHKEFVTSQGLNHEQNMKKMRLLSFMKLAETYPEMSFELLQRELQIGENEVEPFIIEVLKTKLVRARMDQAARKVHISSTMHRTFGRAQWQQLRDLLHSWKNNLSTIREGINHIEQVHKAK; this is encoded by the exons ATGACTGGACCTGCAGTATTCATCGACCTCTCCCTCGAGGATCAG GCTCAAGAGCTCCGGAAGTACTTTAAAAGCCTCGGAGCGGAAATTTCGGAGGAGAAATCTCCCAAGGGCATTGAGGATGACCTGCACAAGATCATTGGGGTGTGCGATGTGTGTTTCAAGGATGGTGAACCCAGCCAGATTGACGGAATCCTCAACAGCATCGTGTCCATAATGGTTTCT ATTCCTCTGGATCGTGGAGAGAACATTGTTTTGGCTTTCTGTGAGAAATTGACTAAGGCTCCGGAGCCAGCTCTGGCCAAAGTTTGCTTGCAGAGTCTGTGGAGGCTCTTCAATAATCTTGAGCCATCTTCGCCCCTGAAGTACCATGTTTACTACCATCTGGTTCAGGTGGCTAAGCAAGTGGATCAGGTGCGGGAAGTGTTCACGGGCGTTGAGAGTCTCCGGACGCAATTTGCTCAGTGTCCACCGTCGACGGAGCAGCTCCAGAAGCTCTACCGGCTGCTCCATGAAGTGCTGAAGGACAGCAATACCGAATTGGCGGCTAAGGTGATGATTGAATTGCTGGGAACGTACACGGAGGAGAATGCTTCGTGCGCCCGGGAGGATGCAATGAAATGCATCGTGACAGCTCTGGCTGATCCCAATACATTCCTCCTGGATCCTCTGCTCTCTCTCAAACCCGTTCGCTTCCTCGAGGGAGAACTCATTCACGATCTCCTCTCCGTCTTTGTCAGCGAGAAACTGCCCAGCTACTTGCAGTTCTACCAGAATCACAAGGAATTCGTGACGTCGCAGGGCCTCAATCACGAGCAGAACATGAAGAAGATGCGCCTGCTGTCCTTCATGAAGCTCGCCGAAACCTATCCCGAAATGTCCTTTGAGCTGCTTCAGCGGGAACTCCAGATCGGAGAGAATGAAGTTGAACCCTTCATCATTGAAGTTCTGAAGACGAAACTGGTCAGAGCACGAATGGATCAGGCTGCTCGAAAAGTTCACATCTCCAGCACAATGCACCGCACCTTCGGACGAGCTCAGTGGCAGCAGCTGAGAGATCTTCTGCACTCCTGGAAGAACAATCTGTCCACAATCCGGGAGGGCATCAATCACATCGAGCAAGTTCACAAAGCCAAGTAG